From the Streptomyces sp. Sge12 genome, the window CCAGGAGGAGCAGGAGGAGGGTGTCCCAGGGGAGGGCCAGGGAGTAGTCCTTCAGCGCCCCGTTGGTCAGGGCGCCGACCGTCCAGGCCCCGAACAGGCCCGCCGCCAGGCCCAGGAGGGTGCCGAAGGCGGCCACGGTCAGGGACTCCAGGCGAATCATCCGGCGGATGCCGGCGCGGTCCATGCCGATGGAGCGCAGCACACCGATCTCGCGGGTGCGGTCCGAGACGGACATGGCCAGGGTGTTCATGATGCCGAGGACGGCGATCACACCGCCGAGGGCGAGCAGGCCGTACGTCAGGGTCAGCAGGGTGCTCAGGGAGCCGGCGGCCTCCTGGACCAACTCGTCCCGGTCCTGCACCTCGAGCAGCGGATTGTTGCCCGTCGCGGTGCGCAGCCGGTCCTTGGTGGCGGCGCTGTCGGCGCGGACGAGGACGCGCTGGACGGAACCGGGGTCGAAGCCGCTCCGCCCGACCTCGGCGCGCACTCCCAGGGCGTCCCGGGCGGTGGGGTTGTCCTCGTAGACGCCGACGACCGTGTACGGGGTGAGGTCCTGGCCGGGGCCGCCGGTACGGGCGTTGACGTACCCGCCGGTGCTCACGCCGCTCTCGCGGGCGAGGGTGCGGGAGAGGGCGATGCGGCCGGGGCCGAGGTCCTTCAGGGAGCCGCTGACGAAGTCGAGCTTCATGACGGACGCGGCCGCGGCGGGGTCGACGCCGGAGATCTGGCGGACGCCCCCGCCGATGAAGAGCGTGGAGTCGCTGACGGCGGTGGCCGTCCGCACCCCGGGGGTCTCGGCCACCCGCTGCACGGCGGCCGGGTCGATGCCGGTGGTCGAGGTGTGGGTGCTGATCACGTAGTCGGCGCTGAGCCCGGCCGCGGCCTGCCGGTCGAGGGCCCGGCCGGTGGAGTGGCCGATCACGGCGAGCCCGGCGACCAGAGCGGTGCTGACCATCAGCGCGGAGGCGGTGGCGGCGGTGCGCCGCGGGTCGCGCAGCGCGTTGCGGTGGGCCAGGCGGCCGGCGATGCCGAGGAGGCCGGTCAGCCGCCCGCTCAGCCCGATCACGGGGACGGCGAGCAGCGGCGCCAGCACGATCACGGCGACGACGAGCAGGGCGCAGCCGAACATCGCGCTCTGCAGGTTCCCCTCGGAGGCGTCCTTCGCCCCCGAGAGCGACAGCAGCAGCCCGGCGCCCAGCACGAGCAGGAGACCCCCGGCCGCGCCGCGGACCCGGGACGCGGTGGCCGTGGGCGGCTGTCCGGCCGTGCGCATGGCCTCGACCGGGGCGATCCGCGCCGCCCTGCGGGACGGCAGCCACGCGGCGAGCACGGTGACGCCCACCCCGACGGCGAGCGCGGCCACCACGGGGAGCGGGCCGATCACCAGGGGGCCGCGGGGCAGTTCCTCCTGGGTGGTGCTCAGCAACTCCGGCAGTGCGGAGGCGATCCCGAGACCGAGCACGAAGCCGAGGGCCGACGCGAAGAGGCCGAGCAGGGCGGCCTCCCAGAGGAGGGAGCGGACGACCTGGCGGCGCGTGGCACCGATCGCGCGCAGCAGGGCGATCTCGCGGGTGCGCCGGGCGACGAGCATGGTGAAGGTGTTGACGATGAGGAAAGACCCGATGAACAGGGCGACCCCGGCGAAGACCAGCGACAGCTTCTCGTTGCCGCGGGTGATCGTGTCGACGAAGACGGACTGCTGGGCGGCCAGGGCGCTGCCGGTGGTGGCCTCGGCCCGGTCGGCGGGGAGCACGGCGGCGACCCGCCGGGAGAGTTCGGCCGCGTCGGTGCCGGGTACGGCGGACAGGTCGATGGAGGTGTAGCGGCCCGGGGAGGCGAACAGCTGCTGTGCGGTGGCCCGGTCGAACAGGGTGAGCGTGCCGCCGGCGGTCACCCGGGTGTCCGCGGTGGTGACGATGCCGACGAGCCGCTTCGTCATGGTCGGGCCGTCGGTGGCCAGGGTGATCCGGTCGCCGATGTGGAAGCCGCCGTCGGCGGCGGTGCCGCTGTCCACGGCGACCTCGTCGCCGGTGCGGGGGGCGCGGCCCTCGGTCAGCGGGTGGCGGCCGTCCTTGCCGTCGGGTCCGGGGACGTACGCGGCCGCCCGGTGCGCCCAGATCCTGCCGGTGCGCAGCGGGGAGCCGTCCGAGGCGTTCAGGGTGGCCAGGCCGTCGGCGGAGGGCCGTACGGCGGCGACGCCGGGCAGGGCGGCCAGCGTGCGGGCCAGTGCGTCGTCGAGCACGGTGGCGTGTTCGTCGGGGGCGGCGGCGGGGGACCCGGCAGCGCCGGGCGGCAGGTCCTTCGGGGTCACGGAGACGGCGATGTCGGCGTAGTTCTTCGACACGGCGGCCCGGTGGGCGGCGGTGGAGGAGTCCGCGAAGACGAGGGTGCCGCAGACGAAGGCGACGCCGAGGGTGACGGCGAGCACCGTCATCAGCAGCCGGGCCTTGTGCGCCAGGACGTTGCGCAGGGCTGTTTTCAGCATGGGTGGACGGCTTTCGGGAGGGCGGGAGGGGGCGGGACGGCGCGCTGCGTTGTGCGTCAGCTCGTGCGTGCGCGGGTGTCGAACTGCTTCATCCGGTCCAGGACCCGGTCCGGGGTGGGGCGCACCATCTCGTCGACCAGGCGGCCGTCGGAGAGGAACACGACACGGTCGGCGAAGCCGGCGGCGACCGGGTCGTGCGTCACCATGACCACCGTCTGACCCAGCTCGCGCACGGAGTCGCGGAGGAAGCCGAGTACCTCCGCCCCGGCCCGGGAGTCGAGGTTCCCGGTGGGTTCGTCACCGAAGACGATCGCGGGCCGGGTGACCAGGGCCCGGGCCACCGCGACGCGCTGCTGCTGCCCGCCGGAGAGCTGTCCGGGCCGGTGGTCCAGGCGCTCGGAGAGGCCGACCATGGACACCACGCGCTCGAGCCACTGCCGGTCGGGGCGGCGTCCGGCGATGGACAGCGGCAGGGTGATGTTCTCCAGCGCGGTCAGCGTGGGCAGCAGGTTGAAGGCCTGGAAGATGAAGCCCACCCGGTCCCGGCGCAGCTCGGTCAGCTGCCGGTCGCCCAGGCCGCCCAGCTCGGTGGTGCCGATGCGGACGGAGCCGGAGCTTACGGAGTCGAGGCCCGCGGCGCAGTGCATGAGGGTGGACTTGCCGCAGCCGGAAGGGCCCATGATCGCGGTGAACTCGGCCTCCCGGAAGGAGACGCTGACGCGCTCCAGCGCCACCACCCGGGTGTCGCCGCTGCCGTAGACCTTCGACAGGTCGGTGGTGGACGCGGCGATGCCGGGCGCCGGGTGTGCGGGGAACGGGTCGGCGCTCACGTTCACGGTCACGGGGGACTCCACTTCGGGTGCGGTGCGAAAGGGGTGCACGCCGAAGGCTGTCGGGCGGACGTATCCGGGCCCGGGCCGCCGTGTATCGGACTGCGCGCCGTTGCGCAGCAGTTGTGTACGGGGGCTGCCGGCGCCGGTCGGTCAGAGCGGCAGACGCAGGGTGGCGACGGCGCCGCCGTCCGGGGCGTTGTCCAGGCGCAGTTCGGCGCCGAGCACCCGGGCCTGTCCCAGGGCGATGGTCAGGCCGAGGCCGTGCCCCGTGCCGCGCTCGGTGGCGCCGGTACGGAAGCGCCGCGGGCCGTCCAGCAGCAGGTCGGCGGGAAAGCCGGGGCCGTGGTCGCGGACGACGACGGTCCGGCCCGCCACGGTGACGCGCACCGGGGTCCGTCCGTGCCGGTGGGCGTTGACGACCAGATTGCCGACGATCCGCTCCAGGCGGCGCGGGTCGGTCTCCACGGGGTCCCCGGACTCCCCGGATCCCCCGAAGTCCCCGGATCCTTCGGACTCCCCGGGTCCACCCCGTTCCCCGGTCTCCACCTCCGTGTTGAGGCCGGTACGGGCCACCGCCTCGCGGACCACCGCGGCGAGCGGGACCCGGGCGGGTACCGGCGCCTCGGCGCCCGCGTCCAGCCGGGAGATCTCCAGCAGGTCCTCGACGAGGCCGCGCAGATCGCGGACGCGGGCCCGCAGCAGGTCCTCCGTCTCGCCGGGCGGCAGCAGGTCGGCGGCGGCCAGCAGACCGCCGACCGGGGTGCGCAGCTCGTGGGCCACGTCCGCGGTGAACTGCCGCTCGATGCGCAGGCGTCGGCCCAGGCTGTCGGCCATGAGGTCGACGGTGGCGGCGATGTCGGTCACCTCGTCGCGGCCGCGGGCGTGATCCTCGCCCCCGTCGGTGCGGGCGCCGGTGCGGGCGTCCAGGTCCCCGCCGGAGATCCGGGCCGCGGTCTCGGCGACCCGGCGCAGCCGGCGGGCGACCAGCCCGGCCCCGTAGACCGCCAGGGGCAGGGCCGCCGCGAGCGAGACGAGGGAGGCCACCGCCATGCTCGCGTCGAGCCTTCGCAGGTCGTGGAGTTGCGGGCTCATGTTGATCCGCACGGCCAGCATCGGGCTGCCCGGCCCGTCGACCCGCTGGGCGCCCCAGACGCTCGGCCCCAGGTTCCCTTCGACGTGCCCGTCGTAGGCCACCCGGCGGTCGCCGTCGGACGGGTGGCGCAGGACGGCCGGCAGCTCGGCCGGATCGAGCTCGGCGCCGCCCGCCAGGGTTCCGGTGCGCCGGTAGACGTCCATGGCGGAGTACACCGAGTTGGTGGCCTCCATCTCGGCGCGGTCGCGGATGTCCCCGGCGGTCCAGAGGTGGACGAGTACGCCCACCGTCAGGGCGACCAGGCAGGCCGTGGCCGCCGCCAGCGCGGCGATCTTCCAGCGCAGGGGGACACGGGCCGGCCACCACGGCCGGGGCAGCAGGCGCACCGTGCTCAGCGCCTGAGCTTGTAGCCGAAGCCGCGGACCGTCTCGATCCGCTCCCGGCCCAGTTTTCTGCGCAGCCGCTGCACGGCCAGGTCCACGACCCGGCTGTCGCCGTCCCAGCCGTACTCCCAGACGTTGCGCAGCAGGGTGTGCCGCTCCAGCACGATGCCCGGGTGGGCCGCGAACTCCAGCAGCAGCTTCAGCTCGGTGGGCGTGAGCGCCACCGGGCTGCCGCAGACCGACACCTCCATCCCGGCGGTGTCGACGGTCAGGTCCCCGAAGACCAGTACGCCGTCCTCGCGGCCGGCGGCGCTCTCGCCGCCCGCGGCGGGCGCGTAGGACGCCCGGCGCAGCAGCGAGCGGATGCGTGCCACGAGGACGTTCGTCTCCACGGGCTTGACCACGTAGTCGTCGGCGCCGGCCTCCAGGCCGGCAACGACATCGAGGCCGTCGCCGCGGGCGGACATCATCAGGACCGGCACCAGGCTGCTCTCCCGGACCCTGCGGCACAGGCCGATCCCGTCGAGGCCGGGCAGCATCACGTCCAGGATCAGCAGGTCGAAGCCCTCGTCGTCGCGGAAGTGCTCCAGTCCGGTGAGGCCGTCGGCCGCGGCCGTGACCCGGTAGCCGTAGCGCTCCAGGGCGACGGCGAAGGACCGGCGCATCAGGTCGTCGTCCTCGACCAGCAGCACACGGACCGGAGGCTGAGATTCCGGGGCCGGGGCGGACGAGGACACGGGCGGGACTCCTGTTCGTACGGGCCGGGCGACATGCCGCTCCGGGCGTGAACCCCCACGCGGCCGGCGACCCGAAAGGAACGATACGGGAGGCACCGGGCACGGCGGGTGCGGTCGGGGGCCGGGTGCGCGGTTCGATCGGAAGCCGAGCGCCGGGTGATACGCGACGGATACAAAAGCCCCGGCCGTCCGGGTGGCTCGCCTGCCGGAACCGCGGCGGCAGCGTCCGACCCGGCGGACTGCCGGGCGGTTACTCATGTGACGGAGTGCAAACGGAACCGGTTGAAGGACCGTCTCGGCGGATTGGCGGGCGGCGGGCTTCGATTGCGGAGAATCCAGCTCCTGCGGGGCAGGGAATTCCGGTTCCGGCCCTGCCGATTCGGCGGGCCCGTATCGCCCTAGGTACAGGGATGTTGGGCCGCCGGGCGGCTGTGGGTCGAGGGTTCGGCGGGGTGGGGCGTACGGCACCGGATTGTGCATCGTGGCGAATGGGTGCCCCGGAATGCGGTGGCCGACCGGCCGCGATCGGGGTGGGGCAAAGAATTTGCATATGCGTCCGTCGCGAACGCAGGCCGGCCGGGTCCCGGCGGAGGGTCATGACCCCGTCGGCGTGCGGCGCCGGCGGACCGTCGGGTGGGGTGACCGCGCTGTCCGAGGCGGCTGCGGGCGGCTGAAACCCTGCCGGGGGAGCGCTCCCGATCGGCCCGGATTTCTCCATGGGCGAGCGGGGAAAACGTGCGCGCGGACCCCTCCGCTGTGGATTTCTGTCCTCCCGTCGTGGACGCCGCTGTCATCGGGACGGCTGCATTTGCCTTTTCCG encodes:
- a CDS encoding sensor histidine kinase; this translates as MRLLPRPWWPARVPLRWKIAALAAATACLVALTVGVLVHLWTAGDIRDRAEMEATNSVYSAMDVYRRTGTLAGGAELDPAELPAVLRHPSDGDRRVAYDGHVEGNLGPSVWGAQRVDGPGSPMLAVRINMSPQLHDLRRLDASMAVASLVSLAAALPLAVYGAGLVARRLRRVAETAARISGGDLDARTGARTDGGEDHARGRDEVTDIAATVDLMADSLGRRLRIERQFTADVAHELRTPVGGLLAAADLLPPGETEDLLRARVRDLRGLVEDLLEISRLDAGAEAPVPARVPLAAVVREAVARTGLNTEVETGERGGPGESEGSGDFGGSGESGDPVETDPRRLERIVGNLVVNAHRHGRTPVRVTVAGRTVVVRDHGPGFPADLLLDGPRRFRTGATERGTGHGLGLTIALGQARVLGAELRLDNAPDGGAVATLRLPL
- the cseB gene encoding two-component system response regulator CseB, which codes for MSSSAPAPESQPPVRVLLVEDDDLMRRSFAVALERYGYRVTAAADGLTGLEHFRDDEGFDLLILDVMLPGLDGIGLCRRVRESSLVPVLMMSARGDGLDVVAGLEAGADDYVVKPVETNVLVARIRSLLRRASYAPAAGGESAAGREDGVLVFGDLTVDTAGMEVSVCGSPVALTPTELKLLLEFAAHPGIVLERHTLLRNVWEYGWDGDSRVVDLAVQRLRRKLGRERIETVRGFGYKLRR
- a CDS encoding ABC transporter ATP-binding protein; translated protein: MSADPFPAHPAPGIAASTTDLSKVYGSGDTRVVALERVSVSFREAEFTAIMGPSGCGKSTLMHCAAGLDSVSSGSVRIGTTELGGLGDRQLTELRRDRVGFIFQAFNLLPTLTALENITLPLSIAGRRPDRQWLERVVSMVGLSERLDHRPGQLSGGQQQRVAVARALVTRPAIVFGDEPTGNLDSRAGAEVLGFLRDSVRELGQTVVMVTHDPVAAGFADRVVFLSDGRLVDEMVRPTPDRVLDRMKQFDTRARTS
- a CDS encoding ABC transporter permease, whose protein sequence is MLKTALRNVLAHKARLLMTVLAVTLGVAFVCGTLVFADSSTAAHRAAVSKNYADIAVSVTPKDLPPGAAGSPAAAPDEHATVLDDALARTLAALPGVAAVRPSADGLATLNASDGSPLRTGRIWAHRAAAYVPGPDGKDGRHPLTEGRAPRTGDEVAVDSGTAADGGFHIGDRITLATDGPTMTKRLVGIVTTADTRVTAGGTLTLFDRATAQQLFASPGRYTSIDLSAVPGTDAAELSRRVAAVLPADRAEATTGSALAAQQSVFVDTITRGNEKLSLVFAGVALFIGSFLIVNTFTMLVARRTREIALLRAIGATRRQVVRSLLWEAALLGLFASALGFVLGLGIASALPELLSTTQEELPRGPLVIGPLPVVAALAVGVGVTVLAAWLPSRRAARIAPVEAMRTAGQPPTATASRVRGAAGGLLLVLGAGLLLSLSGAKDASEGNLQSAMFGCALLVVAVIVLAPLLAVPVIGLSGRLTGLLGIAGRLAHRNALRDPRRTAATASALMVSTALVAGLAVIGHSTGRALDRQAAAGLSADYVISTHTSTTGIDPAAVQRVAETPGVRTATAVSDSTLFIGGGVRQISGVDPAAAASVMKLDFVSGSLKDLGPGRIALSRTLARESGVSTGGYVNARTGGPGQDLTPYTVVGVYEDNPTARDALGVRAEVGRSGFDPGSVQRVLVRADSAATKDRLRTATGNNPLLEVQDRDELVQEAAGSLSTLLTLTYGLLALGGVIAVLGIMNTLAMSVSDRTREIGVLRSIGMDRAGIRRMIRLESLTVAAFGTLLGLAAGLFGAWTVGALTNGALKDYSLALPWDTLLLLLLVSLTTGTVAAALPARHAAALSPLEAVAEQ